A window of the Miscanthus floridulus cultivar M001 chromosome 14, ASM1932011v1, whole genome shotgun sequence genome harbors these coding sequences:
- the LOC136504840 gene encoding LIM domain-containing protein WLIM1-like — protein sequence MATSFQGTTTKCTACDKTVYLVDKLTADNRIYHKACFRCHHCKGTLKLANYNSFEGVLYCRPHFDQLFKRTGSLDKSFEGTPKVVKPERNVGNENAIKVSSAFAGTREKCVGCSKTVYPIERVTVNNTMYHKSCFKCCHGGCTISPSNYIAHEGKLYCKHHHIQLIKEKGNFSQLENDHEKTSQAGSLEDEEEY from the exons ATGGCGACCTCCTTCCAAGGGACGACCACCAAGTGCACCGCCTGCGACAAGACGGTGTACCTCGTCGACAAGCTCACCGCCGACAACCGCATCTACCACAAGGCCTGCTTCCGCTGCCACCACTGCAAGGGCACCCTCAAG CTTGCCAACTACAACTCCTTCGAGGGAGTGCTCTACTGCAGGCCTCACTTCGACCAGCTGTTCAAGAGGACCGGGAGTTTGGACAAGAGCTTCGAAG GAACTCCAAAGGTTGTCAAGCCAGAAAGAAACGTTGGGAATGAG AATGCTATTAAAGTCTCAAGCGCCTTTGCTGGCACCAGAGAGAAATGTGTTGGATGCAGCAAGACGGTCTATCCAATTGAGAGG GTTACTGTCAACAACACTATGTATCACAAGAGCTGCTTCAAGTGCTGCCATGGAGGATGTACCATCAGCCCTTCTAACTACATTGCGCACGAAGGGAAGCTCTACTGCAAGCACCACCACATTCAGCTGATCAAAGAGAAGGGAAACTTCAGCCAGCTTGAGAATGATCACGAGAAGACGTCACAGGCTGGGTCACTGGAGGATGAAGAAGAGTATTAA